The Microcaecilia unicolor chromosome 3, aMicUni1.1, whole genome shotgun sequence nucleotide sequence GACTATGAAGAAAGATCATGGCCACCATATTGAATGTTGCCATGGTCATTGGCAGGAGCAGATCAGAATAACTCCTGGCCCAACAGACCTCACTAGACTATCAGAAAGGAGAGACCAAGGAAGGCTTGGATGATGGGCAGTGTGGGGTGTGGGAAGAGCTTGGTTCAGGGGGAACTGACACGGTGCTTGAGAAATGAGACATACATTTTCTGGCTGTCCAGCCCTACTAAGCTATGTTCTAATAGTTTTTATAATCAAACTCTGAGTTTAGTATCTGATAGGTTATGCTCTAAGTGGTGTTTatttattaggtctgccatctCTGTTTGGAATACCAATGATAAGACCCTTGATTGGCCTGCCTCTGGTTCTTTTGAACCTGCTAAATTGCGTGCCCTAATTGCCTATAATGACTCCCGTAAAACAGGGAAGTCCAGGGATAAACATctcaatgccataaataaatttaTCCTTATTGGAGAGCAAGAAGGCAAGTCCAGACCTCTGCTCACCTCCCAAACCCCAGCACATCCACCTTCCGATGGATAGACATGATCATCAAATGTACCTGGTACAGAGGCCTGTTTCTTCAGTCAGTGTGAAGAGGGTGAATGGAGTGAACCTAAGGAGGCAATTACTAGGGGAATTACCAATTTAACAAGGGCACAAGTTCCCTTCCAACTTCGGTGCAGGGTGTGATAAAGAGTgttggttccacaataccaccatacatcagtATGGGCTTGAGAAAAGGCAGTAAAATTTACCTGTTCAATACTGTAATGGGTAGTTTTGCAGGAAGTCAAATTACCTACAGTGGGCAGTTTATAATTGAGTGCCATGATTTAGGCATGCTGATGCTGCCTGCTGAGTGCtatttctataatggcatctgtgagTCAAGATAGctggcataaatgttagcaccttaaTTGCGACACTTTATtacataacttacaatattctatgTTGCATGTGTAACTGGGAGCTCCACCCATGTCtcacccatgctccatccacatCTACACCCCCTTACACTTATACACTATCCCCAGATTCTGCacatggcacccaaaattaggcctgccattcatttgcctgcATTTATGAGAATAGTGTTGAAATTAGTGCTATGCACCTAATTTTTTTCCCATAGCCTATATCCTCTCCTGTTGCCACCCATTTTTTATAGTCCTAAATTTCAGAGTTTAGTGAAATGTTGaggtcaatatttaaaggtatTTAACTAGACAGGAGAGCCTaatgcctggttaaaccctgctgagctgaccagctgccaatattcagcagcacaaacATACAATAGTTAAAAAAATCCTGCACAAACAATTAAGTAATTTCCAAGGCAGTTCAatgataaataaacataaatgatTAAATACAAGTTTTGGCATGGCCATAAGGTAGATGCTGTTTAAACACGCCAAGTGCATAGTGTCAGCTATTCAAGACAAATCAAACATTAATTACTAGGACTGTCAAAATGGCAACTCGGCAGTACAAAAAAGCAGCTGTGTTGATTAGACATGCTACAAATACAGTAATAATCAGAATTTATCATATCAATGAAaaaatcaggggtgggcaactttaTACACAGAAGGCCACAAGAATGACAGTACTATCCCTAGCGGGCTGGATacagaaaattaacaaatacacCATATAATTCACTGCCAAAAAGCTTAAAGCGATGACTGAATAGACACAAATTATTACCAGAATGGTCTGCTACCATATACTGATATTACTTTAAACGTTTAATGAGATCTCatccactattctgtaaatacttgTGAAATGCAttatttaaaatcaccaaaactctggttatTGAAGTTTGTATGGATATTTTCTGTGTAtgcttactatttatttatttatttatagcatttgtatcccacattttcccaccaatttgcaggctcaacgtggcttacatttgccgtagtggcggttgccatttccagttaacagaattacaaatggtattgcataatGTGCGAATCAACAAAAAGAAGGTCCAAATCTCCTgtagaataaaatgaaaacaacaaaaagggcggaagatgaaacaaaacaaaacagaccagaaaaggaccataaggagtaagagcaccagaaaaaTTTTTACCAGAAAaattttattgggaccctacacggtccgtgtttcggccaacaggccttcctcaggggtcctgaatctgactTTTAAAGATGCACCTCCGAGATACTCATGAAACGAAAAGCAAAATATTGGACATTGAGGCATCCTCTGGCTTCATGGTTTTCTGGGTTCTGCTGGCTAGTGCAGCTCTTCTACACTATGTCAAGAAAGGGTCCCAATAAAAtttttctggtgctcttactccttatggtccttttctggtctgttttgtttcattttccaccatttttgttgttttcattgcataatgtgcgtacatacatggtaaggaataatacattatggtattgtatAAAGGTTTCTGAGTGATAGATTAGATTGTGgcatatgttaggtcatcaattatagagagatcgtttcgacataaggattaaagtggtattgcattaaggtgcgtacatacatggtagagaagaataTGTAATGGTATTGCATATAGTCTTGTGGGCTGCCTAAAATTCAATGGTGGGTTGCAGGTTGCCTACTCCTGATAGAGATGCATCAGTTTGACAGGCTACATTTTTCATGTAGATCCAGTCTGTTGTAAAGGATACATTTCCCAGGACAATTTTCCTAATGGCCCACATTTTTTGCACAGTCCACATATACTTTTACCTACAGATCTTGTACCAATTTTCAGAGGGAAATTGAAAGAGATGTACTCTGTGAACACTGTCCCACCAAAAAGTAGCTGTAAACATTTGTATCTTCTTttcttgtatatattttttttctaaggAAAATAACACATGtagagcttcttttattaagctgcatttcATATGTTAGAGATTAGCACAGACCTGCATTATTATCTGCCATGATTTAAAACTAGCAGCTTGGGACAAAACTCAGGCTAGTTGCTTAATCCAGGTAGGTTGTAGGAACCAGGCATGCCACATAGGTTGAAAGCATGGCCAGCTGTGACAGCTATAACTTAGTATGGTATCATGCGCTCCATGGCACAATTGCTGATAGCATGTCTGCTCTTTCTGCCACCTCAACCACAGGCAGTAAGTGCAGCTGCCCTGCTAGCAATCCTGTAGAACAGCTTCAATGAAGCTGCCACAGCAGCTGATTCTGCcattcaactccccccccccatagtatTCCTCTCTAATCTGATTCTCCCGGACACCCCTCAATCTGATCCCCCCCAAACTCTAATCCAATACTCCTTTTGACTCCACCACCCCTTTATCCAGTTTTCCCTATACCCTCAGTGCCCAAATGTAATGCCACCTGCATCTAAAAACCACCCACAGGTTGTAAAGCTAATTCTCTCCTctgaaccaccccccccccccattacagaACTGCCATCATTCCCAACAGTTACCTGAAGGTGTTTCCTGGAAGTCTAGTAGGAACGGGTGGGTGTGGTCCCCCTCCACTTTTGCCCCAATTGGCTCCAGTGCCCATCGACACCTAGCTGTAGTCTTGTGGTACAATCTCGTCAACAATTAGGAGTGGCTTTAcctaggtctaccttaataacagtttatgagcttcacctccaggaatttgtctataCATTTTTAAGAGCAATTTGCctttatatggaaggctgaccccaGCAGTAGAACTGTGAGAATACCATTAGGGGTCAGCAAATGCTATTTTACAAAAAGAGCCAGATGAGGAAGGAGTTGAGAGGGACCACCTCGTTCCAGCAGGCCACCAGGGAAGGCCCTCGGGTAAGTCCTGGTGATGTCTCTGGGTCcggggaaggggactggggaggaagGTTGAATTTTCAATCTAGGGGTATGGCTTGGATGTGAGTAGAGGGATTGGATCAGGGGTGGGGGGATTCAGAGGATCAGATTGGAGGATCCAGAGGATTGGGTTAGGAGTGTTGTGGGGGATCAGGAGGATTGGATCATGAAGTGGAGGATCAGGAGAAGGGATGAGATGCGGTGTATGTGTAGGGAGGGGATAAAACCAATGTGGCAgaggtgtgattttttttttttaatggtgagtGGGCCTGCACCATGTTACCTGCATTTGCAGATAGCACAGGCTCTCTGGCACCACAGGTAATGCAGTGCCATGTGGTAAGTGTGTACCCTGTGCGATAAATGCAGGGCTGATGCTTgacatgcctccccccccccccccccccccccccccggcagtaaatagtttttgaaaattgttctaCCTATGTATTATACAGGTCTTTTATTCAATGATATATTATGAGTGACAATCTATCATCTGCTATGCAGAGATATTTTATTTCTGATACATtgttaaagacatttttcttcttttatatcCCAACAGATTATGGATGTTGAATcaataggaaaggaaaacaagacTTCCATTACAGAATTCATTCTCCTGGGATTTTCTGACATTCCTCACCTGCAGCTCCTCATATCTGTCACAGTTTTCCTGATCTTCATGATCTCTGTGCTGGGAAactttatgtttttaattttagtgtCTACTGACCCTCACCTGCAAAAACCTATGTACTTCTTCCTCAGTAACCTGTCCTTCCTCGATATCTGTAacacctctgtctctctctctacacTGCTGCATAGCCTATTGACAGGGAAGACACTGATTTCTTTTTCTCTATGTTTAACACAGCTCTACTTCTTTATTTCATTCCTTGGTATAGAAATCTTCCTTCTCACTGCCATGGCCTACGATCGCTATGTTGCAATCTGTAACCCTTTGCGTTATGTGCTCATCATGAACAAGAGAATCTGTGTCCTTCTGTCATCGGTTTCTTGGATAATTGGTTTTATGGATGTAATACCTCATATATTTTTGACATCTCAGTTCTCTTTCTGTAGGGGCAATGAAATAAACCATTTCTTTTGTGATTTCTCAGTACTGTTAAAGCTGTCCTGCAGTGATATGAGCTACATTGAAACTGTGGTATTTACTGAAGGGGTTTTTGTATCATTTATTCCTTTTGGATTAACTTTGACATCCTACATCTGTATCATCTCCAGTATCCTGAAAATGTGTTCCGCAAAGGGGAGATAtaaagccttctccacctgctcctcccatCTCACCATTGTTATTCTATTCTATGGGACTTTAATATGCGTCTACATAAGACCAAGTTCAACGTATGCACCAGATCAAGACaaatttttctctcttcttttcacAGCTCTGATTCCAATGTTAAACCCCATTATTTATAGCTTGAGAAATGAAGAAGTGAAAAGGGCCTTGAGAAAATATGTACCTATGAGTCACAATGGGGAATAATTGTATAAGACTTTATTGTATATAAAACAGCATTTTACATGCGGATGGGCAGCTCCATTTTAAATAGTCAAAACCAAAAGAACCAATCCCAATTTAtcttaaggcagtggttcccaaacctggtcctggaggcaccccagccagtcaggttttaaagatatccacaatgaatatttataagagagatttgcatgtactgcctccactgcatgtacatttatttcatgcatattcattgtggatattctgaaaatctgactggctggggtgccttcaggaccaggtttggggaccactgcCCTAAGGCAAACACAAGTACTGACAATATTGTAAATTTATGAAAGGAGTataggagaattcagtatagctTCACCTGCAGCAGAGCTTAAGTTTCAGTGAACCTAGTTGATAAACAGCTCACTTAACTGCTCTATACATCACCAATCTCCGTAACTTACTCCAATCTTGTGTATGGATTTTTTCAAGAAGaacgagcagggcagcgaacgtggctgcgctggagaccggcgctgaagaaggtttcggctggcggggttgagGGGAAGTGGCAAGGAGGTGAGAGGGAATGACGAGGAGGTGAGGGGGAATGAAAAGGAGGTGTGGGGAGCAGCGAGGTGGCAGGGAGGCAAGGTGGcagggcagcagactaaaatgtgccctcccaccttgggctctggtcccctcccaccgcgaggtctggctacacccctggttgtaAGGAAGGGGAAGCAAGCATCCAACTTGTCTTTCTCAGCTCAGCCTGCAATTTAGGTAGTGCACTCAAGGATTTTTCTCACTAACAGGAGattaatataatattttttttagctctgcaGATATCCATCAAATGGGATCTTCCAGTATTACCTTTAAAGAGCACAATTTAGAATAATCAATTAGAATCACTAATTTACACTACAATGCATTGTTTTACCCATATTAGTTGATGGAATTTCCTCTTTTTGCAGTACTGACAGCAgaggctggttttttttttcttttttgcaataTAGGCCCCCTTTTTgtcaagccgtgctagcagctgccagtgcagtaatgcagACAAGCTAATGTGGCTTGATAAACGAGGGGGATAGTAAGCTGTTGAATTTGTTTTCTAATTTCCTAACCTTAGTACTTTCCCCAGACCAGCATTTaaacctttctctctctctcatttctaATTCTGTGTGGTTTCCTTTCACAACAGAATTTCTAGTCATTGTTTTTCCAATCCCCGGTACAGTCTCAGActgtcaggggtgtagccagaccttacggtgagAGAGTGCCAGagtccgaggttgggggcacattttgagtgcccccacccccaccgccatgcctcgcctcacctcctcATCCCGCCCActccccgtgcaggacgtcaggactcacagaaacagaatccagatcagcgagtGTGCTGGACTCGgacaccggcgctgaaggggacttcggctggtgggagttggggagggggtcaaaagggacgggggaggggcggcggtgccggaggggtcaaaagtggaggaggggtcggcagtgccggggggggggggctaaattgtGCCCCCTCAGTTCctgttctggacccccctcccgctgaagtctggctacacccctgcttgaaTCAGTTTCAGAACCAACACTGATTTGTACACTCTAAATACAGTTTGTATTCATTTTCATGCATTTTGAATAAACAGCAGAGCAAAGGAAGACATTAACAGGACAACACTCAGCAACACTGCTAAGTGCATTTCTGATTTTTATTCTTATAATTTCAACTGTCTGGCTATAGGTTCAGCTACCTATCTATTCTCTGGACTTTAATTGCTTAGTCAGATTGTACTGACTGTATCTATATTATGCTGTACTACTCTGTCTtctatccttaaaaaaaaaaatccacctttctcttcctctgcctggtcCCCTAGCTCAAAGAGGGATAGGCATTTCAAACTGTCTCTGGTCTATCACTTTGTTAACTCTTGCTGAAGTTTCTAAATTTTGGCTCTGCAAAGTTTATTTTCTATTGTTAGGCCTAGTTAAAGAGAGTAGCTTTAATCTTCAACTGGTCTAATTTGTAATTAGAGATTACATTAAAGAAACTGCAACATTTATTGGGACCCTGAACATTGGAATTAAAGAAACTGTAATATTTATTGAGATTATTTGGTTTAAAGGAGAAAAAAGTTGAATTTCTAGCaaaacctggactttgttttACATTGTCTCATTGCTTGCCCCTCCCAAAGAACATTTTAATTGCAGGTACTTGGCTGAATCACTGTAGGGCTTATAGTCCCACCCACTCCTGTGTTTTCTATTCACTATCTGGCAGCTTAGGTCTTGACCCATCTGTCTTCAATTTGCTAGCCTAAAAGAGGAGCTAAGCAAACTTAGGCaagaattggatgcaattaaagcagcttccaaCACTACACAGAATCTTACCaatttaccctccccccccccccacccccagcctcaaagaataaaacaaccCAGGAATATATGGTAAAAGTAGGATCAGGCAGATTAagacatgtgacacagaagcacccACCCTCACAACTGCTgtccttacatttttttttttactgcactaGAGCATTGTGAGGTACAAGAAAATAGAACTGAGATGGAACAAGAACTAATGAAGGTATctcaagagaaaagacactcccaAAGCACAAATAAAACTCAAACCAGAAAATTGTTACTGTTTGgagattccattatcagaggatttatttatatatttatttatttgttgcatttgtatcccacattttcccacctatttgcaggctcaatgtggc carries:
- the LOC115464654 gene encoding olfactory receptor 2AP1-like → MNFGCKGPREWNSLGSNELLCVKEEQDLGMIVCDDIKVVKQIMDVESIGKENKTSITEFILLGFSDIPHLQLLISVTVFLIFMISVLGNFMFLILVSTDPHLQKPMYFFLSNLSFLDICNTSVSLSTLLHSLLTGKTLISFSLCLTQLYFFISFLGIEIFLLTAMAYDRYVAICNPLRYVLIMNKRICVLLSSVSWIIGFMDVIPHIFLTSQFSFCRGNEINHFFCDFSVLLKLSCSDMSYIETVVFTEGVFVSFIPFGLTLTSYICIISSILKMCSAKGRYKAFSTCSSHLTIVILFYGTLICVYIRPSSTYAPDQDKFFSLLFTALIPMLNPIIYSLRNEEVKRALRKYVPMSHNGE